From one Brachypodium distachyon strain Bd21 chromosome 4, Brachypodium_distachyon_v3.0, whole genome shotgun sequence genomic stretch:
- the LOC100821033 gene encoding uncharacterized protein LOC100821033, with amino-acid sequence MATATKEDPDWSSLPDDMLFLVMQALEIPDLFSAGSVCSSWRSACSAVRRVRIPITDARHVVGSAHGWVVAADEMSKMSNLQALNPLTGAQVDLPPVTGLYHIESFSDEQGAPMYNHYYDELNYRSPSAYRPQKLRLLLYYRVFLSCSPSAGSRCIVLLLHRPDGQLSFARVGDDRWTRIQDIECRLWNDGIRNATYNKNDGLFYVVHADGSILTLDLNGPSPVTMKVFPKATRWDQPTKYVVLTPQGDIMQLWRYISDRIVDVSVVPPELAHEVFDPYSEMYTDDMELYKVDIDEHATMKKNHLDNYALFIGFNSILLVSTKDYPTLKPNCAYFTDDSYEDICLSKYNTRDIGIWNFETKTVESLGDVQAVHPWLNFPSPIWITPTLC; translated from the exons atggccaccgccactAAGGAGGACCCAGATTGGTCCAGCCTCCCCGACGACATGCTTTTCCTCGTGATGCAGGCGCTGGAGATCCCCGATCTCTTCAGCGCCGGGTCCGTctgctcctcgtggcgctccgcctgctccgccgtccgccgcgtCCGGATCCCGATCACCGATGC CCGCCACGTGGTTGGCTCGGCCCACGGCTgggtcgtcgccgccgacgagatGTCCAAGATGTCCAACCTCCAGGCGCTCAATCCGCTCACGGGCGCCCAGGTCGATCTCCCGCCGGTCACGGGGCTCTACCACATCGAGAGCTTCTCCGACGAGCAAGGGGCCCCAATGTACAACCACTACTACGACGAGTTGAACTACCGAAGCCCCTCTGCATATCGTCCGCAGAAACTACGGCTCTTACTGTACTACCGGGTGTTCCTGTCCTGTAGCCCTTCCGCCGGCAGCCGGTGCATCGTCCTGCTCTTGCACAGGCCAGACGGGCAGCTATCCTTCGCCCGGGTCGGCGACGACCGGTGGACACGCATCCAAGACATCGAATGCCGATTGTGGAACGATGGCATCCGCAATGCCACCTATAACAAGAATGATGGCTTGTTCTACGTCGTACATGCTGATGGCAGCATCCTTACGTTGGATCTGAATGGGCCTTCACCCGTGACAATGAAGGTGTTCCCAAAAGCCACACGATGGGATCAGCCTACCAAGTATGTCGTTCTAACGCCGCAAGGTGATATCATGCAGTTGTGGAGATATATTTCTGATCGGATTGTAGACGTATCCGTTGTTCCTCCGGAGCTTGCTCATGAGGTCTTTGATCCATACAGTGAAATGTATACCGATGACATGGAACTATACAAGGTTGATATTGATGAGCACGCGACGATGAAGAAGAACCACTTGGATAACTATGCTCTCTTCATTGGTTTCAACTCGATTTTACTCGTTTCGACCAAGGATTATCCTACGTTAAAGCCAAATTGCGCTTATTTCACGGATGATTCTTATGAAGATATATGTCTCAGTAAATATAACACTCGAGACATAGGCATCTGGAATTTTGAAACTAAGACAGTTGAGAGCCTTGGTGATGTGCAAGCTGTGCATCCATGGCTCAATTTTCCATCTCCAATTTGGATAACACCAACCCTTTGTTAG